One genomic segment of Amycolatopsis sp. Hca4 includes these proteins:
- a CDS encoding LysR family transcriptional regulator yields the protein MELRQLRYFVAVAQELHFGRAAEQLHISGPALSQQIIALEKELDVQLFVRNRRTVRLTEAGRSLLGDARQILALAEGAGRRARNQAAEASPLRLGYVSWLPDNVDSLVGPVVALRIDDWVLPSHAQADRVAEGSLDLAFAWVTAAEVAERGLTAHLVRAEPLTATLPGISGTEPVAAAEVTVLVDADVSAWSSWNRFAAEFAARTGARVERISDGGITGEAFHAHIRRLGAPVLTSPKRHTAAVPPSLGRRPIADPVPLWTWSLLHRADDSRPGVAHVVESLTAFAESRHWTSSPSAPWWLPGDDPHHAAIRAGD from the coding sequence ATGGAACTCCGGCAGCTGAGGTACTTCGTCGCCGTCGCCCAGGAACTGCACTTCGGGCGGGCCGCGGAGCAGCTGCACATCTCGGGACCGGCCTTGTCCCAGCAGATCATCGCGCTGGAGAAGGAACTCGACGTCCAGCTGTTCGTCCGGAACCGGCGGACCGTCCGCTTGACCGAGGCCGGCCGGTCCCTGCTCGGCGACGCCCGCCAGATCCTCGCGCTGGCCGAGGGCGCCGGTCGGCGCGCTCGGAACCAGGCGGCCGAGGCGAGCCCGCTGCGGCTGGGTTACGTCAGCTGGCTACCGGACAATGTGGACTCACTCGTCGGCCCGGTGGTCGCGCTGCGCATCGACGACTGGGTGCTGCCGTCGCACGCGCAAGCCGACCGGGTCGCAGAAGGCAGCCTCGACCTCGCGTTCGCGTGGGTCACGGCCGCGGAGGTCGCCGAGCGAGGCCTGACCGCGCACCTGGTCCGAGCGGAGCCGCTCACCGCCACCTTGCCCGGGATCAGCGGCACCGAGCCGGTGGCCGCGGCCGAGGTCACGGTGCTGGTGGACGCGGACGTTTCGGCTTGGTCGTCGTGGAACCGGTTCGCCGCGGAGTTCGCCGCGCGGACGGGGGCGCGGGTCGAGAGGATTTCCGACGGCGGGATCACCGGTGAAGCGTTCCACGCCCACATCCGCCGCCTGGGCGCTCCCGTGCTCACTTCACCGAAGCGCCACACCGCGGCCGTGCCGCCCAGCCTGGGCCGACGACCGATCGCCGACCCGGTTCCCCTGTGGACGTGGTCGCTGCTGCACCGCGCCGACGACAGCCGCCCCGGGGTGGCGCACGTCGTCGAGTCCTTGACCGCGTTCGCCGAGAGCCGCCACTGGACGTCTTCACCATCGGCCCCGTGGTGGCTGCCCGGCGACGACCCGCACCACGCTGCCATCCGGGCCGGTGACTAG
- a CDS encoding YbfB/YjiJ family MFS transporter, translated as MQFHKYDVVIAGTGMRAAIESGRRARTAALTKLYPARSHTGAAQGGMCAAPLRRGPRRSPDLPHLTLNRSMGTSMSTLSFHRGHPTQRRAAWAHVVRAAAALAAGMGVGRFAYTPILPLMTAYAGLTATAAASLATANYVGNLLGAVAGMLPVLGRSARFHRGWLLLLVATLAAMPLTTGVPGWIALRFLAGVASGAVFVFAVSSVLSHLRDHPAHLPGWSFSGVGFGIVLSGALVLGIPLAGSWRTAWWATAGLCAVLAAVAWRLAPEPPPALERQPGSRPRTHRWFTALFASYTLEGIGYIIAGTFLVAAVARTTPPWLGGVAWIVVGLAAMPSSIVWSRLGRRWARPDVLLAALVVQAAGIALPALFGGMVAALVAAVLFGATFIGVSNVALATGNHLRFPRAVALLTVGYSLGQILGPLVVAPLLRHGYEPALLLGAAVVLAAAGAAAILRIGFPHESSCVPTV; from the coding sequence ATGCAGTTCCACAAGTACGACGTGGTGATCGCGGGCACCGGCATGCGCGCGGCCATCGAGTCCGGCCGGCGCGCCCGCACCGCGGCCCTCACCAAGCTCTACCCGGCCCGGTCCCACACCGGCGCGGCCCAGGGCGGCATGTGCGCCGCGCCGCTACGCCGCGGACCGCGCCGATCACCTGATCTCCCGCACCTAACACTGAACCGCTCGATGGGAACCTCGATGAGCACGCTCTCCTTCCACCGTGGCCACCCGACGCAGCGGCGGGCGGCCTGGGCGCACGTGGTCCGCGCCGCCGCGGCGCTCGCCGCGGGCATGGGTGTCGGCCGGTTCGCCTACACGCCGATCCTCCCGCTGATGACCGCGTACGCCGGTCTCACCGCGACGGCGGCGGCCTCCCTGGCGACCGCGAACTACGTCGGGAACCTGCTCGGCGCGGTCGCCGGCATGCTGCCCGTGCTCGGCCGCTCCGCCCGCTTCCACCGCGGCTGGCTGCTCCTGCTCGTGGCCACCCTCGCCGCGATGCCGCTCACCACCGGCGTACCCGGCTGGATCGCGTTGCGCTTTCTCGCGGGTGTCGCGAGCGGCGCCGTGTTCGTCTTCGCGGTCAGCTCGGTCCTCAGCCACCTGCGCGACCACCCGGCGCACCTGCCCGGCTGGAGCTTCAGCGGCGTCGGGTTCGGTATCGTGCTGTCCGGCGCGCTCGTGTTGGGGATCCCCCTCGCCGGGAGCTGGCGCACCGCGTGGTGGGCCACGGCCGGGCTGTGCGCGGTGCTCGCCGCGGTGGCCTGGCGGCTCGCCCCGGAACCGCCTCCGGCCCTCGAACGGCAGCCCGGTTCCCGGCCGCGGACCCACCGGTGGTTCACCGCGCTGTTCGCCAGCTACACCCTCGAGGGCATCGGGTACATCATCGCCGGCACGTTCCTGGTGGCGGCCGTCGCCCGGACCACACCGCCCTGGCTCGGCGGCGTGGCGTGGATCGTCGTCGGGCTCGCCGCGATGCCGTCCTCGATCGTGTGGTCCCGGCTCGGCCGCCGCTGGGCCCGGCCCGACGTCCTCCTGGCCGCGCTGGTGGTCCAGGCGGCCGGGATCGCGCTTCCCGCCCTGTTCGGCGGCATGGTGGCGGCGCTGGTGGCGGCGGTCCTGTTCGGAGCGACCTTCATCGGGGTCAGCAACGTCGCGCTCGCCACCGGGAACCACCTGCGGTTCCCGCGTGCCGTCGCGCTGCTGACCGTCGGCTACTCGCTCGGGCAGATCCTCGGCCCGCTCGTCGTCGCGCCGCTCCTGCGCCATGGCTACGAGCCTGCGCTGCTGCTGGGCGCGGCGGTTGTGCTCGCCGCCGCCGGTGCCGCCGCGATCCTGCGGATCGGCTTCCCTCATGAGTCGTCGTGCGTACCCACCGTGTGA
- a CDS encoding GlxA family transcriptional regulator, translating into MSSSPSDPHRVVALVLPGVIAFDLAIAAQAFGHQEQADLYRFDVCAPHPGHVATQSPFTIDVASGLEALERADTIVVPGFRPLVDPPREVLEALRAAYARGARIASVCIGAFALAATGLLDGHVATTHWREAAEFRRRFPAVRLNPDVLYVDNGRLLTSAGLSAGIDLCLHMIRQDHGAAAASRVARYLVVAAHRPGGQAQFASQVSEDDGLSATFGWMVGEMHRPLTVAQMARHAGMPERSFARKFRARTDMTPMRWLATQRLLEAQRLLESTPLPVEDIAERTGLGTAANLRLHMARELGTTPTAYRKSRAAGEPLRAS; encoded by the coding sequence ATGAGTTCGTCACCGTCCGACCCGCACCGCGTCGTCGCGTTGGTGCTGCCCGGGGTGATCGCCTTCGACCTCGCCATCGCCGCGCAGGCGTTCGGGCACCAGGAGCAGGCGGACCTCTACCGCTTCGACGTCTGCGCCCCGCACCCGGGACACGTGGCGACCCAGTCGCCGTTCACCATCGATGTCGCAAGTGGACTGGAGGCGCTGGAACGGGCGGACACGATCGTCGTGCCGGGTTTCCGGCCGCTGGTGGACCCGCCGCGGGAGGTGCTGGAGGCGTTGCGGGCCGCGTACGCCCGCGGCGCGCGGATCGCGTCGGTGTGCATCGGGGCTTTCGCGTTGGCCGCCACGGGTTTGCTCGACGGTCACGTCGCGACCACGCACTGGCGGGAGGCGGCGGAGTTCCGGCGCCGGTTCCCCGCGGTCCGGCTGAATCCCGACGTTCTCTACGTCGACAACGGCCGGCTGCTGACCAGCGCCGGCCTCTCCGCCGGAATCGACCTGTGCCTGCACATGATCCGGCAGGACCACGGCGCGGCGGCCGCGTCCCGGGTTGCGCGGTACCTGGTGGTCGCGGCGCACCGGCCGGGCGGGCAAGCGCAGTTCGCGAGCCAGGTCAGCGAAGACGACGGACTGTCCGCGACGTTCGGGTGGATGGTCGGGGAGATGCACCGGCCACTGACTGTCGCGCAGATGGCCCGGCACGCGGGGATGCCGGAGCGCAGCTTCGCGCGCAAGTTCCGCGCCCGGACGGACATGACTCCGATGCGCTGGCTGGCCACCCAGCGGCTGCTGGAAGCGCAGCGGCTGCTCGAGTCGACCCCGTTGCCGGTCGAAGACATCGCGGAGCGCACCGGGCTGGGCACGGCGGCCAACCTGCGCTTGCACATGGCGCGCGAGCTCGGCACGACACCGACCGCTTACCGGAAGTCTCGCGCGGCGGGGGAGCCGCTGCGCGCGTCGTAG
- a CDS encoding carbonic anhydrase, whose product MSTLKELLDNNARFAETDAKAKVPDIPFIPNKQVYVLTCIDPRVDPAATMGLELGDAIVARTVGGRANQSFLDDLAWISYLHETKTPDAEWFEIAVVHHTDCGSALMADPQLRKGFAELGFDDEELRRTAVVDPADTVPVDVQAILDAPTVSGRIRVSGYRYDVKTGRIEQLVAPRSRDGR is encoded by the coding sequence ATGAGCACCTTGAAGGAACTGCTGGACAACAACGCCCGTTTCGCCGAAACCGACGCCAAGGCCAAGGTTCCGGACATCCCGTTCATCCCGAACAAGCAGGTCTACGTCCTCACCTGCATCGACCCCCGGGTGGACCCGGCGGCCACGATGGGCCTCGAGCTGGGGGACGCCATCGTCGCCCGCACGGTCGGCGGCCGGGCGAACCAGTCCTTTCTGGACGATCTGGCGTGGATCAGCTACCTGCACGAGACCAAGACCCCGGACGCCGAGTGGTTCGAAATCGCGGTCGTCCACCACACGGACTGCGGGTCGGCGTTGATGGCCGACCCACAGCTGCGCAAGGGGTTCGCCGAACTCGGTTTCGACGACGAGGAGCTCCGGCGGACCGCGGTCGTCGACCCGGCGGACACCGTCCCGGTCGACGTTCAGGCGATCCTCGACGCACCGACCGTGTCCGGCCGCATCCGGGTGTCCGGCTACCGCTACGACGTGAAGACCGGCCGCATCGAGCAGCTCGTCGCGCCGCGGTCGCGGGACGGCCGGTAG
- a CDS encoding SRPBCC family protein — protein sequence MTITSDLDVTGFAFTRSAWVDAAPIRVYELISDVSAIGRWSPTASGVAYDDGDGPWPGAWFSGANRREDREWTTRSQVEKADPGTAFSFVVGGTGDGIVRWAWDFRAQGSGSLVRQSWRLLRFDPVLGRTLAELEALREYMAASVETTLAALAQWVAEQGGSLR from the coding sequence GTGACCATCACCAGTGACCTCGACGTGACCGGCTTCGCCTTCACCAGGAGCGCGTGGGTCGACGCCGCCCCCATCCGCGTCTACGAGCTGATCAGCGACGTCTCCGCGATCGGCCGGTGGAGCCCCACGGCGAGCGGCGTCGCCTACGACGACGGCGACGGCCCGTGGCCGGGCGCGTGGTTCAGCGGCGCCAACCGCCGGGAAGACCGCGAGTGGACCACCCGGTCCCAAGTGGAGAAAGCCGACCCGGGAACCGCGTTCAGCTTCGTCGTCGGCGGCACCGGCGACGGCATCGTCCGCTGGGCGTGGGACTTCCGGGCCCAGGGCAGCGGGAGCCTGGTCCGGCAGTCCTGGCGGCTGCTGCGCTTCGACCCCGTGCTGGGCCGGACCCTGGCCGAACTGGAGGCGCTGCGCGAGTACATGGCCGCCAGCGTCGAAACCACCCTGGCGGCGCTCGCGCAATGGGTCGCCGAGCAGGGCGGATCGCTACGGTAG
- a CDS encoding helix-turn-helix domain-containing protein: MTGKTQLGAFLQARRAQVRPEELGLPTYGERRRVPGLRREELALLAGVSASYYTRLEQGQSLSASAEVLDAIAGALRLDDSERRHLHDLARADRRRPRYRRPAPERVTEAAGQLLEALAGVPAIVLGRRTDVLAWNRLGHALFAGHLDFAAPARPAERPNMARLVFLDGHTRELYADWAAKARAVVGNLRLVAGEHPDDAVLHALVGELSAKSPEFAGLWADHRVKACAVAPYEMRHPLVGTLTVLQQTLSSGPGPAVVVTTAEPGSPAQAALTLLAQAVERDTAPASTPV, from the coding sequence ATGACCGGAAAGACGCAGCTCGGAGCCTTCCTCCAGGCCCGGCGAGCCCAGGTGCGGCCCGAAGAACTCGGACTGCCGACCTACGGCGAACGCCGGCGCGTGCCGGGGCTGCGCCGGGAAGAGCTGGCCCTGCTGGCCGGGGTGAGTGCCTCGTACTACACCCGGCTGGAGCAGGGACAGTCCCTCAGCGCTTCGGCCGAGGTGCTCGACGCGATCGCCGGGGCGCTGCGGCTGGACGACTCGGAGCGGCGGCACCTGCACGACCTGGCCCGCGCCGACCGGCGCCGTCCCCGGTACCGGCGTCCCGCACCGGAACGGGTGACCGAGGCGGCCGGTCAGCTGCTGGAGGCACTGGCCGGGGTGCCCGCGATCGTGCTCGGCCGGCGCACCGACGTGCTGGCCTGGAACCGGCTGGGGCACGCGCTGTTCGCCGGCCACCTCGACTTCGCGGCCCCGGCGCGGCCCGCCGAGCGTCCGAACATGGCCCGGTTGGTATTCCTCGACGGCCACACCCGGGAGCTCTACGCCGACTGGGCGGCCAAAGCCCGCGCCGTGGTCGGGAACCTGCGGCTGGTGGCGGGGGAGCACCCGGACGACGCGGTGCTGCACGCCCTGGTGGGCGAGCTCAGCGCCAAGAGCCCCGAGTTCGCCGGCCTGTGGGCCGACCACCGGGTCAAGGCCTGCGCGGTCGCCCCGTACGAGATGCGGCACCCGCTCGTCGGCACCCTCACCGTGCTCCAGCAGACCCTGAGCAGCGGGCCGGGGCCCGCCGTCGTCGTCACGACGGCGGAACCGGGCTCGCCCGCCCAGGCCGCCCTGACGCTGCTCGCCCAGGCGGTCGAACGGGACACCGCCCCGGCCTCGACACCGGTCTGA
- a CDS encoding MBL fold metallo-hydrolase — MDQIALGEVTVTRVEETHGPIMPTDQFFPDVPEEAWQEHREWLVPDHLGADDTMVHVAMQSWVLRSGGRTIVVDTGVGNGKARPAVAAWDHLDLDYLGALARAGVRPEDVDLVVNTHLHVDHVGWNTRWDGENWVPTFPNATYLMPEADFEFWNPANNSGIAGGVNENVFEDSVAPVHAAGQVQLWEAGHVIDGNLRLEAAPGHTPGSSVVKLESGGDRALFAGDLMHTPLQVTHAEHNSCFCEDPAQARATRRRLLGWAADSAALVLPAHFSGHSALEVEHRGSGFGIKNWAPFPRY; from the coding sequence ATGGACCAGATCGCACTGGGCGAGGTCACCGTCACCCGCGTCGAGGAGACGCACGGCCCCATCATGCCCACCGATCAGTTCTTCCCCGACGTGCCCGAGGAGGCCTGGCAGGAGCACCGCGAGTGGCTGGTGCCCGACCACCTCGGCGCGGACGACACGATGGTGCACGTCGCCATGCAGTCGTGGGTGCTGCGCAGCGGCGGCCGGACCATCGTCGTGGACACCGGCGTCGGCAACGGCAAGGCCCGGCCCGCGGTGGCGGCGTGGGACCACCTCGACCTGGACTACCTGGGTGCCCTCGCCCGCGCCGGCGTCCGGCCGGAGGACGTGGACCTGGTGGTCAACACGCACTTGCACGTCGACCACGTCGGCTGGAACACCCGCTGGGACGGCGAAAACTGGGTGCCGACGTTCCCCAACGCCACCTACCTGATGCCCGAGGCGGACTTCGAGTTCTGGAACCCGGCGAACAACTCCGGGATCGCGGGCGGGGTCAACGAGAACGTCTTCGAGGACAGCGTGGCCCCGGTGCACGCCGCCGGCCAGGTGCAGTTGTGGGAAGCCGGCCACGTCATCGACGGCAACCTGCGCCTGGAGGCCGCGCCCGGCCACACCCCCGGATCGAGCGTGGTGAAGCTGGAGTCCGGCGGCGACCGGGCGCTGTTCGCGGGCGACCTCATGCACACCCCGCTCCAGGTCACCCACGCCGAGCACAACAGCTGCTTCTGCGAGGACCCGGCGCAGGCCCGCGCGACGCGCCGCCGGTTGCTGGGCTGGGCCGCGGACTCCGCCGCGCTGGTCCTGCCCGCCCACTTCAGCGGCCACAGCGCGCTCGAGGTCGAACACCGCGGCAGTGGGTTCGGGATCAAGAACTGGGCCCCGTTCCCCCGGTACTGA
- a CDS encoding carboxylesterase/lipase family protein: MTPAEFSTVTTSGGPVRGRRHDHGTVHFDVPYAKAPLGIRRFAPPDPHPGWSGVRDGTRPGPTAPQPARDSFGVLDMSPYFGPGWQRGDDYLTVNVWAPPADGSPRPVLVFVHGGGFVAGSNRAPLYDGTAFARDGVVLVTVNYRLGIPGFLHLPDAPGNRGLLDVIAALRWVRDNVASFGGDPDNVTLAGQSAGAIIVGGVLAEPAAAGLFRRAIVQSGSGTGAFTPEQAAMVTERVGRHFGVEPSAAALAGVPEDRLVAVLADLAGLALRTPTHHHPLGGITSFSLVSERQPVAAAGGSAVDLLIGDNRDEGSLYLAPVGKLAGSTDLDVRETAALFHHDPDDAVRGYRSRYPHAGPAELRTRVLSDGLFRTGTHALATAHTAGPTYRYEFGWRSDAVDGQLGASHVMELPFVFDNLALPALRGPRKLLGTGEPPPALATRMHRSWVAFAGSGDPGWAEYSPGGHVEELA; this comes from the coding sequence ATGACTCCGGCCGAATTCAGCACGGTCACCACCAGCGGGGGACCGGTCCGCGGTCGCCGGCACGACCACGGCACCGTCCACTTCGACGTGCCCTACGCCAAGGCACCCCTGGGGATCCGGCGGTTCGCCCCGCCGGATCCCCACCCGGGGTGGTCCGGAGTGCGCGACGGGACGCGGCCGGGCCCCACCGCGCCGCAGCCGGCCCGCGACTCCTTCGGCGTCCTCGACATGTCCCCGTACTTCGGCCCGGGCTGGCAGCGCGGCGACGACTACCTGACGGTGAACGTCTGGGCCCCGCCGGCGGACGGTTCGCCGCGTCCGGTGCTGGTGTTCGTCCACGGCGGCGGGTTCGTCGCGGGCTCCAACCGAGCACCGCTGTACGACGGCACGGCCTTCGCGCGGGACGGCGTCGTGCTGGTGACCGTCAACTACCGGCTGGGCATCCCCGGGTTCCTCCACCTCCCGGACGCGCCGGGCAACCGGGGCCTGCTCGACGTCATCGCCGCCTTGCGGTGGGTGCGGGACAACGTCGCGTCGTTCGGCGGCGACCCGGACAACGTCACGCTCGCCGGGCAGTCCGCCGGCGCCATCATCGTCGGTGGCGTGCTCGCCGAGCCGGCCGCGGCCGGTCTCTTCCGCCGGGCGATCGTCCAGAGCGGCAGCGGCACCGGGGCCTTCACACCCGAGCAGGCCGCCATGGTCACCGAGCGGGTGGGCCGGCACTTCGGTGTCGAGCCTTCCGCCGCGGCGCTGGCCGGCGTCCCGGAGGACCGGCTCGTCGCGGTCCTGGCCGACTTGGCGGGGCTGGCCCTGCGCACGCCCACGCACCACCACCCGCTGGGCGGCATCACGTCGTTCAGCCTGGTGAGCGAACGCCAGCCGGTCGCGGCCGCCGGTGGCAGTGCCGTCGACCTGCTGATCGGCGACAACCGCGACGAGGGCAGCCTTTACCTCGCGCCCGTGGGCAAGCTGGCGGGCAGCACCGACCTCGACGTCCGCGAGACGGCAGCGCTCTTCCACCACGACCCCGACGACGCCGTGCGCGGCTACCGGAGCCGGTACCCGCACGCCGGCCCGGCCGAGTTGCGCACCAGGGTGCTCAGTGACGGCCTGTTCCGCACCGGCACGCACGCGCTGGCCACGGCCCACACCGCCGGCCCGACCTACCGCTACGAGTTCGGCTGGCGGTCGGACGCGGTCGACGGGCAGCTGGGCGCCAGTCACGTGATGGAGCTGCCGTTCGTGTTCGACAACCTCGCGTTGCCCGCGTTGCGGGGGCCGCGGAAGCTGCTGGGCACCGGTGAACCACCCCCCGCGCTCGCCACCCGGATGCACCGGTCGTGGGTCGCGTTCGCCGGGTCGGGCGACCCCGGGTGGGCGGAGTACTCGCCGGGTGGGCACGTCGAAGAGCTGGCGTAG
- a CDS encoding MarR family winged helix-turn-helix transcriptional regulator: protein MTQVRWLDEREQRAWRSLMAMQEGLTEFVDRQLRHRCGLSNADYQVLAHLSEAPDPLRSYELGRLLHWEKSRLSQHLTRMEKRGLVRRERCDTDQRGSVIAITAEGTKLIEAAAPQHVSDIREIVIDHLTSEELDALTTISAKVNARLAAQDGD from the coding sequence ATGACGCAGGTGCGGTGGCTGGACGAACGGGAACAACGGGCCTGGCGGAGCCTGATGGCGATGCAGGAGGGCCTGACCGAGTTCGTCGACCGGCAGCTGCGGCACCGGTGCGGTCTGTCCAATGCGGACTACCAGGTGCTCGCGCACCTGTCGGAGGCGCCGGACCCGCTGCGGTCCTACGAGCTCGGCCGGCTGCTGCACTGGGAGAAGAGCCGCCTGTCCCAGCACTTGACGCGCATGGAGAAACGCGGCCTGGTGCGCCGGGAGCGCTGCGACACCGACCAGCGCGGCTCGGTGATCGCCATCACCGCCGAGGGCACGAAGCTGATCGAAGCGGCGGCCCCCCAGCACGTCTCGGACATCCGCGAGATCGTCATCGACCACCTCACCTCGGAGGAACTCGACGCGCTCACCACGATCAGCGCCAAGGTCAACGCCCGGCTGGCGGCGCAGGACGGGGACTGA
- a CDS encoding NADPH-dependent F420 reductase encodes MKFGMIGAGTLSQAIASHPLEAGHEVVFSNSRGPETLTELVSRLGPGASAGTIAEAGEADFVVLAVTWRRVRDALKALPSRPGRILIDATNQWADPPPAAVLDVLDVGGSEFVASLLPDAHVIKAFDNLYGPVIAADPVTPAGRRILFHAGDDAAAKARFRAVAEEFGYAPVDLGPLTMGRLMQVDGPLTGLHAIREDIGHPVGLSG; translated from the coding sequence GTGAAGTTCGGGATGATCGGGGCCGGGACGCTGTCCCAGGCCATCGCCAGCCACCCGCTCGAGGCGGGCCACGAAGTGGTCTTCAGCAACAGCCGGGGACCGGAAACCCTGACCGAGCTGGTCTCCCGGCTCGGTCCGGGAGCCTCCGCCGGCACCATCGCCGAAGCCGGCGAAGCCGACTTCGTCGTCCTGGCTGTGACTTGGCGCCGCGTGCGCGACGCACTGAAAGCGCTTCCCTCACGGCCCGGGCGGATCCTCATCGATGCGACCAACCAGTGGGCGGACCCGCCGCCGGCCGCCGTCCTCGACGTCTTGGATGTCGGCGGCAGCGAGTTCGTCGCCTCGCTCCTGCCGGACGCCCACGTGATCAAGGCGTTCGACAACCTCTACGGGCCGGTCATCGCGGCCGACCCGGTCACGCCGGCGGGCCGCCGCATCCTCTTCCACGCCGGGGACGACGCGGCCGCCAAGGCCCGGTTCCGGGCGGTGGCCGAGGAATTCGGCTACGCGCCGGTCGACCTCGGGCCGCTGACGATGGGCCGGCTCATGCAGGTCGACGGTCCACTGACCGGCCTGCACGCCATCCGGGAGGACATCGGCCACCCGGTCGGCCTGTCCGGATAA
- a CDS encoding malonic semialdehyde reductase, with amino-acid sequence MNAALKRLAPDATHVLFTGARTANSFADTPVSDEELSEIWELARWAPTAANTQPLRVLFVRPGAGRDRLVKHLDEGNRAKTQSAPAVAVLAVDTRFHEHIPALLPYKPELKEVFAANQEMRADTATFNATLQAGYFILAVRAVGLAAGPMAGFDAAAVDAEFFPEGRFRSILVVNIGHPGENPWFPRLPRLSHDDALQWV; translated from the coding sequence ATGAACGCCGCCCTGAAGCGGTTGGCTCCCGACGCCACGCACGTGCTGTTCACCGGCGCCCGGACCGCGAACAGCTTCGCGGACACCCCCGTGAGCGACGAAGAGCTGTCGGAGATCTGGGAACTCGCCAGGTGGGCGCCCACGGCGGCCAACACCCAGCCGCTGCGCGTGCTGTTCGTCCGCCCGGGCGCGGGCCGCGACCGGCTCGTCAAACACCTGGACGAAGGCAACCGCGCCAAGACGCAGTCCGCGCCGGCGGTGGCCGTCCTTGCCGTGGACACCCGGTTCCACGAGCACATCCCGGCGCTGCTGCCCTACAAGCCGGAGCTGAAGGAGGTCTTCGCGGCGAACCAAGAGATGCGCGCGGACACCGCGACCTTCAACGCCACCCTGCAGGCCGGGTACTTCATCCTCGCCGTCCGCGCGGTCGGGCTGGCGGCCGGTCCGATGGCGGGCTTCGACGCGGCCGCCGTCGACGCCGAGTTCTTCCCGGAGGGGCGGTTCCGCTCGATCCTGGTCGTCAACATCGGGCACCCGGGGGAGAACCCGTGGTTCCCCCGGCTGCCGCGCCTGTCCCACGACGACGCGCTGCAGTGGGTCTGA